The Halarchaeum grantii genome includes a window with the following:
- a CDS encoding tyrosine-type recombinase/integrase gives MPPTATPANSNIQKCWLKPEQVEAMRDAAHEGRHGTRDDAIVTTLYDTGLRRAELAQVNRDMLDLDDEQLRIPASIQKDYPNDNTPSAATFALDPSGDLRTVRTLRIYLQSRDDDSPALFPSRKSDRLTGKAINDVVKRLAERADIRPHSYAGRGDPSDVTAHTLRHSVAWRMLRDGRDNTLYDVRNRLRHATILTTEREYDHFETI, from the coding sequence ATGCCTCCGACCGCCACCCCTGCAAACTCGAACATTCAGAAGTGTTGGCTGAAGCCCGAGCAGGTCGAAGCCATGCGTGACGCTGCACACGAAGGCCGCCACGGTACCCGCGACGACGCCATCGTCACCACACTCTACGATACCGGCCTCCGCCGCGCCGAACTCGCGCAGGTGAATCGCGATATGCTCGACCTCGACGATGAGCAGTTACGTATCCCGGCGAGCATCCAGAAGGACTACCCAAACGACAACACGCCGAGCGCCGCGACGTTCGCCCTCGACCCGAGCGGCGACCTCCGAACCGTTCGGACCCTCCGCATCTACCTCCAGTCACGCGACGACGACAGTCCCGCACTCTTTCCGAGTCGCAAGAGTGACCGCCTCACCGGGAAGGCCATCAACGACGTCGTGAAGCGTCTTGCCGAGCGTGCCGACATTCGGCCGCACTCGTACGCTGGCCGAGGTGATCCGAGCGACGTGACGGCACACACGCTCCGACACAGTGTAGCATGGCGGATGCTCCGGGACGGGCGGGACAACACGCTCTACGACGTCCGAAACCGGCTTCGGCACGCCACGATTCTCACTACAGAAAGAGAGTACGATCACTTCGAGACCATCTGA